One genomic window of Caenorhabditis elegans chromosome I includes the following:
- the Y18H1A.18 gene encoding Ovule protein (Confirmed by transcript evidence): MRKSVMRFQRSFMYSLLTGFQKTVTGTFQLVIAHCSLFMLLITNESTQFSLKLSSPAVSLNLIMLEIVL, from the exons ATGCGCAAAAGCGTGATGAGATTTCAAAGGAGTTTTATGTATAGCTTACTGAcaggatttcaaaaaacagttacg GGTACATTCCAACTGGTCATTGCTCATTGCTCTCTCTTTATGCTTCTCATCACCAACGAATCCACTCAATTTTCACTCAAGCTGTCATCTCCAGCAGTGTCTCTCAATTTAATTATgcttgaaattgttttataa
- the Y18H1A.15 gene encoding RGS domain-containing protein (Confirmed by transcript evidence) → MKLKLLLFLCSAQFSHGFSLEDAKLQCDDWFPEPISYKLDPAHTKKSHRFEIIEDFCADRDDEKLRKSVHALVVATLNGRSSGYSDVLAIVFRHLPTIRQIIISVLCLITALLIFLVVWKLLLFEVIEVIVYWLDDNRSGFTIIPIFCILGLTILAANLRECTQDAVYGRTMLETANDHSFMPIKERLHRKLSYIPCLFKRDFAVTENERRRINWFLHDYANFTMFNKLFLKIPAKKSFVEGKCKYFEKSIFAKLENVTKYMEFSDLNSEYNILVEEYQKIILNALNISIPVFGKALASIEEFVSKYHDNVLLLPSGHTLDFYQTSANTTVTFAVLSSGILTILFIMKFEFRKKYSKILAQLPVPLSICSAIFCLMFSTVLICRLAFITVVHEHAQSNNFQMFSSAETFNISENGQIYMINYGHVLAKAVRQKTTLFSLLVEGGGNPVPEAIRGSHLFKPTRKFNESVEKLMKIAEAGTERYVETACRRGVKMVDDLENRAKELKKEGMANCTEQLELMEMILEKANTSATLACDSAKMLQLTPINHTTTESPYTTWTRYLLPREGSAVMKKKSVQDVHSPMQVYLVFENPSKKLRPTVLEHMLRMSLFIVSMVPIHFVLAVYFMFIVPLLLEETAENLSDDADRTKNSTSTLK, encoded by the exons atgaaactgaaattaCTTCTATTCCTATGCAGTGCACAGTTTTCTCACGGCTTCAGCTTGGAGGATGCGAAGCTGCAGTGTGACGATTGGTTTCCCGAGCCGATCAGCTATAAATTAGACCCGGCGCACACAAAAAAGAGCCATCGATTCGAGATAATCGAGGATTTTTGCGCTGATCGCGATGATGAGAAGCTGCGGAAAAGTGTGCACGCGCTTGTGGTCGCGACGTTGAACGGGAGGAGCTCGGGTTATTCCGATGTTCTTGCAATTGTTTTCAGGCATTTG CCCACAATCCGCCAGATAATAATCTCGGTGCTCTGCCTGATCACAGCTCTGCTGATATTCCTCGTCGTCTGGAAATTGCTGCTCTTCGAGGTTATCGAAGTAATCGTGTATTGGTTGGATGATAATCGCTCCGGATTCACCATTATCCCCATATTTTGTATCCTTGGTCTAACAATTTTGGCCGCCAATTTACGAGAGTGTACTCAGGATGCGGTCTATGGAAGGACGATGCTCGAAACCGCCAATGATCACAGTTTTATGC CCATCAAAGAGCGTCTCCACCGTAAGCTGTCCTACATACCGTGCTTGTTCAAACGAGACTTCGCCGTCACCGAAAACGAACGCCGCCGAATAAATTGGTTCTTGCATGACTACGCCAACTTCACCATGTTTAATAAG ctgttcCTGAAGATTCCCGCCAAGAAATCATTTGTCGAGGGGAAGTGCAAATATTTcgagaaatcgatttttgcgaaattggaaaacgttACAAAGTATATGGAGTTTT cggaTCTAAACTCGGAGTACAACATCCTGGTGGAAGAGTACCAGAAAATAATTCTCAATGCTTTGAACATTTCGATTCCAGTTTTCGGAAAAGCGTTGGCGTCTATTGAGGAATTTGTGTCAAAGTATCACGATAATGTGCTTCTCCTACCATCCGGACACACCCTCGATTTTTATCAGACGTCTGCCAACACGACAGTGACTTTTGCAGTCCTCTCCAGTGGGATTCTGACGATTTTGTTTATTATGAAGTTTGAGTTTCGGA aaaaatactCCAAAATACTTGCTCAACTTCCAGTACCACTTTCAATTTGCTCAGCGATCTTCTGCTTGATGTTCTCCAC AGTTTTAATTTGCCGCCTCGCATTCATTACTGTGGTGCATGAACACGcacaatcaaataattttcaaatgttctcaTCTGCTGAAACATTCAACATATCTGAAAACGGGCAAATCTACATGATCAACTATGGGCACGTCCTGGCTAAGGCCGTCAGGCAGAAAACGACACTGTTCAGCCTCCTGGTGGAAGGAGGTGGAAATCCGGTTCCCGAGGCGATTCGAGGTTCCCATTTGTTCAAGCCAACACGCAAGTTTAACGAGTCTGTCGAGAAGCTTATGAAAATTGCGGAAGCTGGTACGGAACGGTATGTGGAGACGGCGTGTCGGCGGGGTGTGAAGATGGTGGACGATTTGGAGAATCGGGCGAAGGAATTGAAGAAGGAAGGGATGGCGAACTGCACAGAACAACTGGAATTGATGGAGATGATATTGGagaa AGCCAACACCTCCGCTACCTTGGCCTGCGACTCTGCAAAAATGCTCCAGCTCACGCCGATAAATCACACAACCACTGAGTCACCCTACACCACGTGGACACGCTACCTGCTGCCCAGAGAAGGGAGCGCTGTAATGAAGAAGAAGTCGGTTCAAGATGTGCACAGCCCGATGCAAGTGTATCTCGTCTTTGAGAATCCGTCGAAAAAGTTGCGGCCGACAGTTTTGGAGCACATGCTCCGAATGTCGTTGTTCATTGTGTCGATGGTGCCGATTCATTTCGTGTTGGCCGTGTATTTCATGTTTATTGTGCCGCTGCTGCTTGAGGAGACGGCGGAGAATTT atccGATGACGCTGATAGGACTAAAAATTCGACGTCAACATTGAAATAG
- the pif-1 gene encoding ATP-dependent DNA helicase (Confirmed by transcript evidence), translating to MTLDCAEISLERVFADGQAYVALSRARSLAAIRIIGFDASCVRANSKVIDFYKSIEAECDDEQDWEAPAAGPRLKRVRSI from the exons ATGACGCTCGACTGTGCGGAAATttcgttggagcgcgtttTCGCCGACGGACAGGCGTATGTGGCGTTGTCGCGCGCACGATCACTGGCGGCAATTCGAATTATCGGCTTCGACGCGTCGTGTGTCCGAGCGAATTCAAAG gttatcgatttttacaaatCCATCGAGGCAGAATGCGACGACGAACAGGACTGGGAAGCCCCTGCTGCTGGACCAAGGCTCAAGCGAGTTCGatcgatttaa
- the rec-1 gene encoding uncharacterized protein (Confirmed by transcript evidence): MPGNDDIVMLSDEIVADLRRFIASRPVIQFDRRPGYVPTPWRNCWKEIIEIWSDDDSEDDDGDVITGSQEAQLKRLNNEEAGSSSCRKSPETAKSTPKVRKPVEIPKISSEKLPETANSTENQDAPATEQTILNNRAAGSSPSPKSPRFAEKPSEIAKSTPKIRKLVKISKICSEKLPKTANSTENQDAPATEQTMLNNRAAGSSPSRKSPGFAEKPSEFAKSTPKIRKLVEISKICSEKLPETANSTEKIALDFKKLVEISKIALKAEIPEPERKRLRKSPRLAGSTKIPLIRPEKQSETAKSTPKNFKESKSLNAQCKLEMQLARFKALRLSKPSKNHRSSRQCAAISEKKSKIMMNSWAEDSIFEK; this comes from the exons atgcCCGGAAATGATGATATTGTAATGTTATCAG aCGAGATAGTAGCAGATCTTCGCCGATTTATCGCCAGCCGGCCAGTTATCCAGTTCGATCGGCGACCAGGATACGTTCCGACGCCGTGGAGAAATTGCTGGAAA gaaataatCGAAATTTGGTCGGATGATGATTCAGAGGATGACGACGGCGACGTGATTACAGGCTCTCAAGAAGCCCAGCTGAAAAGGCTGAATAATGAAGAAGCTGGGAGCTCATCGTGCCGAAAATCACCAGAAACTGCAAAATCTACGCCAAAAGTCAGAAAACCTGTCGAAATTCCAAAGATTAGctcagaaaaattgccggaaactGCGAATTCTACTGAAAATCAAGACGCCCCCGCTACTGAGCAGACAATTCTGAACAATAGAGCAGCTGGAAGCTCCCCGAGCCCAAAATCACCGAGATTTGCAGAAAAACCGTCAGAAATTGCGAAATCTACGccgaaaatcagaaaacttgtcaaaatttcgaagatttgctcagaaaaattgccgaaaactgCGAATTCTACTGAAAATCAAGACGCCCCCGCTACTGAGCAGACAATGCTGAACAATAGAGCAGCTGGGAGCTCCCCGAGCCGAAAATCACCGGGATTTGCAGAAAAACCGTCAGAATTTGCGAAATCTACGccgaaaatcagaaaacttgtcgaaatttcgaagatttgctcagaaaaattgccggaaactgcgaattctactgaaaaaattgcgtTGGACTTCAAGAAACTtgtcgaaatttcaaagattgcTCTAAAAGCTGAAATCCCAGAACCTGAGCGAAAAAGGCTCAGAAAATCACCGAGATTGGCGGGATCAACGAAAATTCCGCTGATTAGACCTGAAAAACAGTCTGAAACTGCGAAATCTACGCCGA aaaacttcaaGGAATCAAAGTCACTGAACGCACAATGCAAGCTGGAAATGCAGCTCGCCAGATTCAAAGCGCTTCgg CTCTCAAAACCTTCCAAAAACCACCGGAGCAGCCGACAATGTGCAGCAATCTccgaaaaaaagtcgaaaattatGATGAATTCCTGGGCGGAGgactcgattttcgaaaaataa
- the pif-1 gene encoding ATP-dependent DNA helicase PIF1 (Confirmed by transcript evidence) has translation MSKSLQTDENGGVSESPSNCTYCYTLECSLRIESTSSIKKKTPISSKSAIMTVGRNAQRKIHLQIELKTTATGQPAVVCYDVTDAVVHLQSVANGKCTVEIPSLSLMFQMFNCAPRKLNVFMKSLQAKLDIMKMEKSPISAVPRQFSRPPAVFSVLSPLTISEMRKVKKLREPSALARPSKEATTPKRRTSSMNLLAGGLENRIMNRSIGLKRTTSFARDDREKAETLVSLKSFKDAPAISERIQLSDEQKSVVRCVINSRTSVFFTGSAGTGKSVILRRIIEMLPAGNTYITAATGVAASQIGGITLHAFCGFRYENSTPEQCLKQVLRQNHMVRQWKQCSHLIIDEISMIDRDFFEALEYVARTVRNNDKPFGGIQLIITGDFFQLPPVSKDEPVFCFESEAWSRCIQKTIVLKNVKRQNDNVFVKILNNVRVGKCDFKSADILKESSKNQFPSSVIPTKLCTHSDDADRINSSSIETTQGDAKTFHAYDDESFDTHAKARTLAQKKLVLKVGAQVMLIKNIDVIKGLCNGSRGFVEKFSENGNPMIRFVSQADASIEIRRSKFSVRIPGSDAPLIRRQLPLQLAWAISIHKSQGMTLDCAEISLERVFADGQAYVALSRARSLAAIRIIGFDASCVRANSKVIDFYKSIEAECDDEQDWEAPAAGPRLKRVRSI, from the exons ATGAGTAAAAGCCTACAAACCGACGAAAATGGCGGTGTCAGTGAAAGTCCATCAAATTGCACATATTGCTACACGCTGGAATGCTCTCTACGCATCGAATCCACCTCATCAATCAAGAAAAAGACTCCAATCTCCTCGAAAAGCGCTATAATGACTGTCGGCAGAAATGCGCAGAG aaaaattcacCTTCAAATCGAGCTAAAGACCACCGCTACCGGACAGCCCGCTGTAGTGTGCTATGACGTCACAGATGCAGTTGTACACTTGCAAAGCGTTGCAAATGGGAAGTGTACTGTAGAAATTCCTTCGCT CTCGTTAATGTTCCAAATGTTCAATTGCGCGCCGCGAAAGCTCAACGTCTTCATGAAATCTCTCCAAGCAAAGTTGGATATtatgaaaatggagaaaagcCCAATTTCAGCAGt ACCCCGGCAATTCTCACGTCCGCCGGCAGTTTTCAGCGTTCTGAGCCCGCTGACGATCAGCGAAATGCGAAAAGTGAAGAAGCTACGCGAACCGTCGGCGCTGGCGAGACCTTCGAAAGAGGCGACCACACCGAAGCGGcg CACTTCCTCAATGAATTTGCTCGCCGGCGGCttggaaaatcgaattatGAATCGATCGATTGGGCTGAAAAGGACGACCAGTTTTGCTAGAGATGATCGTGAAAAAGCCGAG ACCCTTGTCTCCCTGAAATCATTCAAAGATGCTCCTGCAATTTCCGAACGGATTCAGCTGTCAGATGAGCAAAAATCGGTTGTCCGATGTGTgataaat tCTCGAACGAGTGTCTTCTTCACGGGATCCGCTGGAACCGGAAAATCTGTGATTCTTCGGAGAATCATTGAAATGTTGCCCGCCGGGAACACCTATATCACCGCAGCGACAG GCGTTGCGGCTTCCCAAATCGGCGGAATCACACTTCACGCGTTTTGCGGTTTTCGCTACGAAAATTCGACGCCTGAACAGTGCCTAAAACAGGTTTTACGCCAAAATCACATGGTCCGACAGTGGAAACAATGCTCACACTTGATAATTGACGAGATTTCCATGATTGATCGCGACTTTTTTGAAGCTCTCGAATAT GTCGCCCGTACCGTCCGTAATAACGATAAGCCGTTCGGTGGAATTCAGCTCATTATCACTGGAGATTTCTTTCAATTACCGCCCGTCTCGAAGGATGaaccagttttttgttttgag agcgAAGCCTGGAGCCGATGTATCCAAAAAACGATtgtcctgaaaaatgtgaaacgaCAAAATGACaatgtttttgtgaaaattttgaataacgTTAGAGTTGGAAA atgcgaCTTCAAATCAGCGGATATTCTAAAGGAAtcctcgaaaaatcaattcccATCCAGCGTAATTCCAACCAAACTGTGCACACATTCAGATGACGCCGATCGAATTAACAGCTCAAGCATCGAGACAACACAAGGCGACGCGAAAACCTTCCACGCCTACGATGACGAGAGTTTTGACACGCACGCCAAGGCCCGAACGTTGGCACAGAAGAAGCTTGTGCTGAAAGTTGGAGCTCAGGTGATGCTCATCAAGAATATCGATGTGATCAAGGGACTTTGTAATGGGTCACGTGGATTTGTGGagaaattctctgaaaacgGGAATCCTATGATTCGATTTGTATCGCAAGCCGATGCTTCCATTGAG atccgCCGCTCCAAGTTCTCAGTCCGCATTCCCGGGAGTGATGCTCCGTTGATTCGCCGTCAACTCCCACTCCAACTCGCCTGGGCCATCTCCATTCACAAATCGCAGGGAATGACGCTCGACTGTGCGGAAATttcgttggagcgcgtttTCGCCGACGGACAGGCGTATGTGGCGTTGTCGCGCGCACGATCACTGGCGGCAATTCGAATTATCGGCTTCGACGCGTCGTGTGTCCGAGCGAATTCAAAG gttatcgatttttacaaatCCATCGAGGCAGAATGCGACGACGAACAGGACTGGGAAGCCCCTGCTGCTGGACCAAGGCTCAAGCGAGTTCGatcgatttaa
- the pif-1 gene encoding ATP-dependent DNA helicase (Confirmed by transcript evidence), which produces MLPAGNTYITAATGVAASQIGGITLHAFCGFRYENSTPEQCLKQVLRQNHMVRQWKQCSHLIIDEISMIDRDFFEALEYVARTVRNNDKPFGGIQLIITGDFFQLPPVSKDEPVFCFESEAWSRCIQKTIVLKNVKRQNDNVFVKILNNVRVGKCDFKSADILKESSKNQFPSSVIPTKLCTHSDDADRINSSSIETTQGDAKTFHAYDDESFDTHAKARTLAQKKLVLKVGAQVMLIKNIDVIKGLCNGSRGFVEKFSENGNPMIRFVSQADASIEIRRSKFSVRIPGSDAPLIRRQLPLQLAWAISIHKSQGMTLDCAEISLERVFADGQAYVALSRARSLAAIRIIGFDASCVRANSKVIDFYKSIEAECDDEQDWEAPAAGPRLKRVRSI; this is translated from the exons ATGTTGCCCGCCGGGAACACCTATATCACCGCAGCGACAG GCGTTGCGGCTTCCCAAATCGGCGGAATCACACTTCACGCGTTTTGCGGTTTTCGCTACGAAAATTCGACGCCTGAACAGTGCCTAAAACAGGTTTTACGCCAAAATCACATGGTCCGACAGTGGAAACAATGCTCACACTTGATAATTGACGAGATTTCCATGATTGATCGCGACTTTTTTGAAGCTCTCGAATAT GTCGCCCGTACCGTCCGTAATAACGATAAGCCGTTCGGTGGAATTCAGCTCATTATCACTGGAGATTTCTTTCAATTACCGCCCGTCTCGAAGGATGaaccagttttttgttttgag agcgAAGCCTGGAGCCGATGTATCCAAAAAACGATtgtcctgaaaaatgtgaaacgaCAAAATGACaatgtttttgtgaaaattttgaataacgTTAGAGTTGGAAA atgcgaCTTCAAATCAGCGGATATTCTAAAGGAAtcctcgaaaaatcaattcccATCCAGCGTAATTCCAACCAAACTGTGCACACATTCAGATGACGCCGATCGAATTAACAGCTCAAGCATCGAGACAACACAAGGCGACGCGAAAACCTTCCACGCCTACGATGACGAGAGTTTTGACACGCACGCCAAGGCCCGAACGTTGGCACAGAAGAAGCTTGTGCTGAAAGTTGGAGCTCAGGTGATGCTCATCAAGAATATCGATGTGATCAAGGGACTTTGTAATGGGTCACGTGGATTTGTGGagaaattctctgaaaacgGGAATCCTATGATTCGATTTGTATCGCAAGCCGATGCTTCCATTGAG atccgCCGCTCCAAGTTCTCAGTCCGCATTCCCGGGAGTGATGCTCCGTTGATTCGCCGTCAACTCCCACTCCAACTCGCCTGGGCCATCTCCATTCACAAATCGCAGGGAATGACGCTCGACTGTGCGGAAATttcgttggagcgcgtttTCGCCGACGGACAGGCGTATGTGGCGTTGTCGCGCGCACGATCACTGGCGGCAATTCGAATTATCGGCTTCGACGCGTCGTGTGTCCGAGCGAATTCAAAG gttatcgatttttacaaatCCATCGAGGCAGAATGCGACGACGAACAGGACTGGGAAGCCCCTGCTGCTGGACCAAGGCTCAAGCGAGTTCGatcgatttaa
- the col-46 gene encoding COLlagen (Product from WormBase gene class col;~Confirmed by transcript evidence), whose translation MNENARETAYATLIIVSLFISLSTMSSFIVSVGPLASILRPAIQNTVNDAEYCQESALEMKSMLSDVANDFQNITRQKRDEIDDFLHETGQTARSRVCECRHPQGPPGIPGRDGLPGTKGSEGAPGLPARLPCEPPVNYKSLCADPCPRGVQGTTGITGVKGDTGKPGLPGKNGLRAENGKMGPKGLQGPQGIPGLDGEMGDPGADATPKPFIPGPAGPIGEEGEFGPPGPSGMPGIDGPIGAQGPRGKKGKPGFPGNDGAAGAEGLIGEHGEEGNRGVCPTYCATDGGVFFVQPPDWMLQ comes from the exons ATGAACGAGAATGCTCGAGAAACGGCATACGCCACGTTAATCATAGTTTCACTATTTATCTCGCTATCCACGATGTCGTCGTTTATTGTTTCTGTAGGACCCCTTGCCTCAATACTTCGACCGGCTATTCAGAATACTGTCAACGATGCCGAGTACTGTCAG gaaaGCGCCCTCGAGATGAAAAGCATGCTATCCGATGTCGCCAACGATTTCCAAAACATAACCCGCCAGAAAAGAGATGAAATCGACGATTTCCTACACGAAACCGGCCAAACCGCAAGATCCCGAGTATGTGAGTGCCGTCATCCACAAGGACCCCCGGGGATCCCTGGAAGAGACGGTCTTCCTGGAACGAAAGGATCGGAAGGTGCGCCTGGACTTCCAGCGCGCCTACCATGTGAGCCTCCTGTGAATTATAAGTCTTTGTGTGCGGATCcgtgtccgagaggagtacaagGAACCACTGGGATTACG ggaGTGAAAGGAGACACTGGTAAGCCAGGACTACCCGGAAAGAATGGACTTCGCgcggaaaatggaaaaatgggaCCAAAAGGCCTACAAGGCCCTCAGGGAATCCCAGGACTGGATGGAGAAATGGGCGACCCGGGTGCGGACGCCACCCCGAAACCGTTCATCCCGGGACCAGCAGGTCCGATCGGAGAGGAAGGAGAATTCGGGCCGCCAGGACCGTCTGGTATGCCTGGTATCGACGGCCCGATTGGTGCACAAGGCCCACgaggaaaaaaaggaaagccCGGGTTCCCAGGGAATGATGGAGCCGCTGGAGCCGAAGGACTCATTGGAGAGCACGGGGAGGAAGGCAATAGAGGG GTGTGTCCAACATATTGCGCCACTGACGGTGGAGTCTTCTTTGTGCAGCCTCCAGATTGgatgctacagtaa
- the rec-1 gene encoding uncharacterized protein (Confirmed by transcript evidence) → MQLARFKALRLSKPSKNHRSSRQCAAISEKKSKIMMNSWAEDSIFEK, encoded by the exons ATGCAGCTCGCCAGATTCAAAGCGCTTCgg CTCTCAAAACCTTCCAAAAACCACCGGAGCAGCCGACAATGTGCAGCAATCTccgaaaaaaagtcgaaaattatGATGAATTCCTGGGCGGAGgactcgattttcgaaaaataa
- the pif-1 gene encoding ATP-dependent DNA helicase PIF1 (Confirmed by transcript evidence), which produces MFQMFNCAPRKLNVFMKSLQAKLDIMKMEKSPISAVPRQFSRPPAVFSVLSPLTISEMRKVKKLREPSALARPSKEATTPKRRTSSMNLLAGGLENRIMNRSIGLKRTTSFARDDREKAETLVSLKSFKDAPAISERIQLSDEQKSVVRCVINSRTSVFFTGSAGTGKSVILRRIIEMLPAGNTYITAATGVAASQIGGITLHAFCGFRYENSTPEQCLKQVLRQNHMVRQWKQCSHLIIDEISMIDRDFFEALEYVARTVRNNDKPFGGIQLIITGDFFQLPPVSKDEPVFCFESEAWSRCIQKTIVLKNVKRQNDNVFVKILNNVRVGKCDFKSADILKESSKNQFPSSVIPTKLCTHSDDADRINSSSIETTQGDAKTFHAYDDESFDTHAKARTLAQKKLVLKVGAQVMLIKNIDVIKGLCNGSRGFVEKFSENGNPMIRFVSQADASIEIRRSKFSVRIPGSDAPLIRRQLPLQLAWAISIHKSQGMTLDCAEISLERVFADGQAYVALSRARSLAAIRIIGFDASCVRANSKVIDFYKSIEAECDDEQDWEAPAAGPRLKRVRSI; this is translated from the exons ATGTTCCAAATGTTCAATTGCGCGCCGCGAAAGCTCAACGTCTTCATGAAATCTCTCCAAGCAAAGTTGGATATtatgaaaatggagaaaagcCCAATTTCAGCAGt ACCCCGGCAATTCTCACGTCCGCCGGCAGTTTTCAGCGTTCTGAGCCCGCTGACGATCAGCGAAATGCGAAAAGTGAAGAAGCTACGCGAACCGTCGGCGCTGGCGAGACCTTCGAAAGAGGCGACCACACCGAAGCGGcg CACTTCCTCAATGAATTTGCTCGCCGGCGGCttggaaaatcgaattatGAATCGATCGATTGGGCTGAAAAGGACGACCAGTTTTGCTAGAGATGATCGTGAAAAAGCCGAG ACCCTTGTCTCCCTGAAATCATTCAAAGATGCTCCTGCAATTTCCGAACGGATTCAGCTGTCAGATGAGCAAAAATCGGTTGTCCGATGTGTgataaat tCTCGAACGAGTGTCTTCTTCACGGGATCCGCTGGAACCGGAAAATCTGTGATTCTTCGGAGAATCATTGAAATGTTGCCCGCCGGGAACACCTATATCACCGCAGCGACAG GCGTTGCGGCTTCCCAAATCGGCGGAATCACACTTCACGCGTTTTGCGGTTTTCGCTACGAAAATTCGACGCCTGAACAGTGCCTAAAACAGGTTTTACGCCAAAATCACATGGTCCGACAGTGGAAACAATGCTCACACTTGATAATTGACGAGATTTCCATGATTGATCGCGACTTTTTTGAAGCTCTCGAATAT GTCGCCCGTACCGTCCGTAATAACGATAAGCCGTTCGGTGGAATTCAGCTCATTATCACTGGAGATTTCTTTCAATTACCGCCCGTCTCGAAGGATGaaccagttttttgttttgag agcgAAGCCTGGAGCCGATGTATCCAAAAAACGATtgtcctgaaaaatgtgaaacgaCAAAATGACaatgtttttgtgaaaattttgaataacgTTAGAGTTGGAAA atgcgaCTTCAAATCAGCGGATATTCTAAAGGAAtcctcgaaaaatcaattcccATCCAGCGTAATTCCAACCAAACTGTGCACACATTCAGATGACGCCGATCGAATTAACAGCTCAAGCATCGAGACAACACAAGGCGACGCGAAAACCTTCCACGCCTACGATGACGAGAGTTTTGACACGCACGCCAAGGCCCGAACGTTGGCACAGAAGAAGCTTGTGCTGAAAGTTGGAGCTCAGGTGATGCTCATCAAGAATATCGATGTGATCAAGGGACTTTGTAATGGGTCACGTGGATTTGTGGagaaattctctgaaaacgGGAATCCTATGATTCGATTTGTATCGCAAGCCGATGCTTCCATTGAG atccgCCGCTCCAAGTTCTCAGTCCGCATTCCCGGGAGTGATGCTCCGTTGATTCGCCGTCAACTCCCACTCCAACTCGCCTGGGCCATCTCCATTCACAAATCGCAGGGAATGACGCTCGACTGTGCGGAAATttcgttggagcgcgtttTCGCCGACGGACAGGCGTATGTGGCGTTGTCGCGCGCACGATCACTGGCGGCAATTCGAATTATCGGCTTCGACGCGTCGTGTGTCCGAGCGAATTCAAAG gttatcgatttttacaaatCCATCGAGGCAGAATGCGACGACGAACAGGACTGGGAAGCCCCTGCTGCTGGACCAAGGCTCAAGCGAGTTCGatcgatttaa